A stretch of the Amycolatopsis sp. BJA-103 genome encodes the following:
- a CDS encoding SPFH domain-containing protein has protein sequence MVFIVVGLLALFVVVVVVKAIMVVPQAQSAVIERLGRFRTVASPGLTFLVPFLDKVRARIDLREQVVSFPPQPVITEDNLTVSIDTVVYFQVTDSRAAVYEISNYIVGVEQLTTTTLRNVVGGMSLEQTLTSRDSINSQLRGVLDEATGRWGIRVARVELKAIDPPPSIQDSMEKQMRADREKRAMILTAEGQRESAIKTAEGQKQSQILAAEGAKQAAILSAEAERQSRILRAQGERAARYLQAQGQAKAIEKVFAAIKAGRPTPEVLAYQYLQTLPQLAQGDANKVWMIPSDYGKALEGFARALGAPGDDGVFRYEPPKEDPVEKPDLEDEEIQGWFDTSSDPKVAEAVAAAEAVARKEVPALGVATPRQEPPAPRQVPQAAPAPEPEAAPEPPQQQAPPSQLPQPQPPAPQGGAYQGPPGQAPGGGSGPFPRQSPFGGPQGGPPPQR, from the coding sequence GTGGTGTTCATCGTCGTCGGGCTGCTCGCGTTGTTCGTGGTCGTCGTCGTGGTCAAGGCGATCATGGTGGTGCCACAGGCCCAGTCGGCTGTGATCGAACGGCTGGGCCGGTTCCGGACGGTGGCTTCTCCCGGCCTGACGTTTCTGGTGCCCTTCCTGGACAAGGTGCGGGCGCGGATCGACCTCCGCGAGCAGGTCGTCTCGTTCCCGCCCCAGCCGGTGATCACCGAGGACAACCTGACGGTGTCCATCGACACGGTCGTGTACTTCCAGGTCACCGACTCGCGGGCGGCGGTCTACGAGATCTCGAACTACATCGTCGGTGTGGAGCAGCTGACCACCACGACGCTGCGAAACGTCGTCGGTGGCATGAGCCTCGAGCAGACGCTGACCTCGCGTGACTCGATCAACAGCCAGCTGCGTGGCGTCCTCGACGAGGCCACCGGCCGCTGGGGCATCCGCGTCGCGCGGGTCGAGCTCAAGGCGATCGACCCGCCGCCCTCCATCCAGGACTCGATGGAGAAGCAGATGCGCGCCGACCGTGAAAAGCGCGCGATGATCCTGACCGCCGAAGGTCAGCGTGAATCGGCGATCAAGACCGCGGAAGGCCAGAAGCAGAGCCAGATCCTCGCGGCCGAAGGCGCCAAGCAGGCCGCGATCCTGAGCGCGGAGGCCGAACGTCAGTCGCGGATCCTGCGGGCGCAGGGTGAACGTGCCGCCCGGTACCTGCAGGCGCAGGGCCAGGCGAAGGCCATCGAGAAGGTCTTCGCGGCGATCAAGGCCGGGCGCCCGACGCCCGAGGTCCTGGCGTACCAGTACCTGCAGACCCTGCCGCAGCTGGCGCAGGGTGACGCGAACAAGGTCTGGATGATCCCGAGCGACTACGGCAAGGCCCTCGAGGGCTTCGCCCGCGCGCTCGGCGCTCCCGGCGACGACGGCGTGTTCCGCTACGAGCCGCCGAAGGAAGACCCGGTCGAGAAGCCGGACCTGGAGGACGAAGAAATCCAGGGCTGGTTCGACACCTCCAGCGACCCGAAGGTCGCCGAGGCCGTCGCGGCCGCGGAGGCCGTGGCACGCAAGGAGGTTCCGGCGCTGGGTGTCGCGACGCCGCGGCAGGAGCCGCCCGCTCCGCGTCAGGTTCCCCAGGCCGCGCCGGCTCCCGAGCCGGAGGCCGCCCCGGAGCCCCCGCAGCAGCAGGCTCCGCCCTCGCAGTTGCCGCAGCCCCAGCCGCCCGCTCCGCAGGGAGGCGCGTACCAGGGTCCTCCGGGACAGGCGCCGGGTGGCGGCAGTGGTCCGTTCCCGCGGCAGAGTCCGTTCGGCGGACCGCAGGGTGGACCGCCGCCGCAGCGCTGA
- a CDS encoding phosphotransferase, whose protein sequence is MAAVLIDDQARARLITRFGDDVAAWCDALPALVARLAEQWGLTVLDAKPGNTGRTLICAGDDGAKKVLKLTPDHAIAESEAAALRAWDGCSRVVQVLATELADGAILMEGIDPGTELRESGVNVPWPEVGDLLTQIHAVTPPSGFSTLEDRVVFMFRLAERGLRGSVAEATLPLETLDRARLRALALATDGGGKSIVHGDLHPGNVLDGGPGRGAVAIDPRPSVGDPSFDLADWVTLPMTAGGTLEDGFDAIAPHLPGFDAERVRAWCVALSPLFVMRPLERGERTPFVEAMLRMTA, encoded by the coding sequence ATGGCCGCTGTTCTGATCGACGATCAGGCCCGTGCGCGCCTGATCACGCGATTCGGTGACGACGTCGCGGCTTGGTGCGACGCGCTGCCTGCGCTCGTGGCGCGGCTGGCGGAGCAGTGGGGACTCACCGTCCTCGACGCGAAACCGGGCAATACCGGTCGTACGCTGATCTGCGCCGGGGACGACGGCGCCAAGAAGGTTCTCAAGCTGACCCCCGATCACGCCATCGCCGAGTCCGAGGCTGCGGCGTTGCGGGCGTGGGACGGCTGCTCTCGCGTCGTTCAGGTGCTCGCCACCGAACTCGCCGACGGGGCGATCCTGATGGAAGGCATCGATCCGGGTACGGAGCTGCGGGAGTCGGGGGTGAACGTCCCCTGGCCCGAGGTCGGCGACCTGCTGACCCAGATCCACGCGGTGACGCCACCGTCCGGTTTCTCGACGCTGGAAGACCGTGTCGTCTTCATGTTCCGGCTCGCCGAGCGGGGGCTGCGCGGATCGGTGGCCGAAGCCACGCTGCCGCTGGAAACCCTCGACCGCGCCCGGCTGCGGGCACTCGCCCTCGCGACCGATGGGGGCGGGAAGTCGATCGTGCACGGCGACCTGCACCCGGGCAACGTCCTCGACGGCGGGCCCGGCAGGGGAGCGGTCGCGATCGATCCGCGCCCCAGCGTCGGCGATCCGTCCTTCGATCTGGCCGACTGGGTCACGCTGCCGATGACAGCCGGTGGCACGCTCGAGGACGGCTTCGACGCCATCGCGCCGCACCTGCCGGGGTTCGACGCCGAGCGCGTCCGGGCGTGGTGTGTCGCGTTGTCGCCGCTGTTCGTGATGCGCCCGCTCGAACGCGGTGAACGGACCCCGTTCGTCGAAGCGATGCTCCGGATGACAGCCTGA
- a CDS encoding DHA2 family efflux MFS transporter permease subunit has translation MNRLTGQELRIAAVIALGGLMAVLDTTIVAVALPQFMTTFSASLTTIQWIATAYALGMVAAMPLAATLARRWGARRVYLAALLVFAASSAAAGAAGDLGWLIAARTVQGLAGGLINPLGMTIGFGAVAPERRGRMTTITGLPLLIGPILGPLLGGVLLDSLSWRALFFITVPPALLAVVGVLRWVPAGTRSAERVPIDLVGGLLLVPGVVAVAYGFSEETVATGLRAAIVLAGLALVAVFVRRSWHHHAPLLNVRLLRDRTFGRNAAVLVLYAAPYFGSMLLMPAYIQIMRGDSTMVSALMMVPSTIGMGLSIQLAARVLERFGPRIVVGIGLGLAIAGTGLTVLVLTPDTPYLVLAILGVLQGAGTGAIMMPTIVSAGRNLHGPDLASGSAILPLAATIATAVGTAAVSATFTGLIATATGGRGLAALSDPAAGATLTAEIVSAYRVTLVGVLAVMVIALVVRLKTRPASIVEPTTVRSAV, from the coding sequence ATGAACCGGCTGACCGGACAAGAACTGCGCATCGCGGCGGTGATCGCGCTCGGCGGGCTGATGGCCGTACTCGACACCACGATCGTCGCCGTCGCGTTGCCCCAGTTCATGACGACCTTCTCCGCGTCGCTCACGACGATCCAGTGGATCGCGACCGCCTACGCCCTCGGCATGGTCGCGGCGATGCCGCTCGCGGCGACCCTCGCCCGGCGCTGGGGAGCCCGCCGGGTGTATCTGGCGGCGCTGCTCGTGTTCGCGGCGTCGTCCGCGGCCGCCGGAGCGGCGGGTGATCTGGGGTGGCTGATCGCCGCGCGGACGGTGCAGGGCCTCGCCGGCGGTCTGATCAATCCCTTGGGGATGACCATCGGTTTCGGCGCGGTGGCGCCGGAACGCCGGGGCCGGATGACCACGATCACCGGGCTGCCCTTGCTGATCGGGCCGATCCTCGGCCCGTTGCTCGGCGGCGTCCTGCTGGACAGCCTGTCGTGGCGGGCACTGTTCTTCATCACCGTGCCGCCCGCCCTGCTCGCCGTCGTGGGTGTGCTGCGCTGGGTGCCCGCCGGAACGCGGTCGGCCGAACGCGTCCCGATCGACCTCGTGGGTGGCCTGCTGCTCGTCCCCGGCGTCGTCGCGGTGGCTTACGGCTTCAGCGAAGAGACGGTCGCGACGGGGCTCCGCGCGGCGATCGTCCTCGCCGGGCTGGCGCTCGTGGCCGTGTTCGTGCGCCGGTCGTGGCACCATCACGCGCCGCTGCTGAACGTCCGCCTGCTGCGTGACCGGACGTTCGGGCGCAACGCCGCGGTCCTCGTCCTGTACGCCGCGCCGTACTTCGGCTCGATGTTGCTGATGCCCGCCTACATCCAGATCATGCGCGGCGACTCGACCATGGTCAGTGCGCTGATGATGGTGCCGAGCACGATCGGGATGGGCCTCAGCATCCAACTCGCCGCCCGCGTCCTGGAACGCTTCGGTCCGCGGATCGTCGTCGGGATCGGACTGGGCCTGGCGATCGCCGGGACCGGGCTGACCGTGCTCGTCCTCACGCCCGATACGCCGTACCTGGTACTGGCGATCTTGGGAGTGCTCCAGGGAGCGGGCACCGGAGCGATCATGATGCCCACCATCGTGAGCGCCGGCCGGAACCTGCACGGCCCGGACCTCGCGTCCGGTTCCGCGATCCTTCCCCTGGCCGCCACCATCGCGACCGCGGTCGGCACCGCGGCGGTGAGCGCGACGTTCACCGGGTTGATCGCGACGGCCACGGGAGGGCGGGGTCTGGCGGCGCTGAGTGACCCGGCGGCGGGCGCGACGCTCACCGCGGAGATCGTCTCCGCGTACCGCGTCACCCTCGTCGGTGTCCTCGCGGTCATGGTGATCGCCCTGGTGGTCAGGTTGAAGACCCGGCCCGCCTCGATCGTGGAGCCGACCACGGTACGGAGCGCGGTATGA
- a CDS encoding DUF3097 domain-containing protein → MRSHSYDDVLSGPRKRKIPEVPAEPGLVVEDPASGYCGAVVKIEYGNVVLEDRHGKHRVFPLNPAGFLLEGKPVTLVPSKAAPKTPERRISASGSVHVGGLKARVARDSRIWVEGKHDAELVERVWGHDLRVEGVVVEPLDGVDVLGDRIGDFGTGPGRRLGVLVDHLVAGSKESRIVDGIRDENVLITGHPYIDIWEAVKPSVVGIRAWPKIPRGTEWKLGVCDALGWGEPWEGWQRVLAAVGSYRDLETPLIGAVERLIDFVSDPGEES, encoded by the coding sequence GTGCGCTCTCATTCGTATGACGACGTGCTGTCCGGCCCGCGCAAGCGGAAGATCCCCGAGGTGCCCGCGGAACCGGGCCTCGTGGTCGAAGACCCGGCCAGCGGGTATTGCGGCGCCGTGGTGAAGATCGAGTACGGCAACGTCGTGCTGGAGGACCGGCACGGCAAGCATCGGGTGTTCCCACTGAACCCCGCGGGTTTCCTGCTCGAAGGCAAACCGGTCACGCTGGTGCCGTCGAAGGCGGCCCCGAAGACCCCGGAACGGCGGATCTCCGCGTCCGGGTCGGTCCACGTGGGAGGTCTCAAGGCCCGGGTCGCGCGCGATTCGCGCATCTGGGTGGAAGGCAAGCACGACGCCGAACTCGTCGAGCGGGTCTGGGGACACGACCTGCGGGTCGAAGGCGTCGTGGTGGAACCACTCGATGGGGTGGACGTACTGGGCGACCGCATCGGTGACTTCGGCACCGGGCCCGGCCGCCGCCTCGGCGTGCTGGTCGACCACCTGGTCGCGGGCAGCAAGGAGTCCCGGATCGTCGACGGGATCCGCGACGAGAACGTGCTGATCACCGGTCACCCGTACATCGACATCTGGGAAGCGGTGAAGCCGTCGGTGGTCGGTATCCGCGCCTGGCCGAAGATCCCGCGCGGCACGGAGTGGAAACTGGGCGTCTGCGACGCGCTCGGCTGGGGCGAGCCGTGGGAGGGCTGGCAACGGGTCCTGGCGGCGGTCGGAAGCTACCGGGATCTGGAAACGCCGCTGATCGGAGCGGTGGAGCGGCTCATCGACTTCGTCTCCGACCCGGGCGAGGAGTCCTGA
- a CDS encoding winged helix-turn-helix domain-containing protein — protein MAEHPAATPEELRALSHPLSWRILRLCVDTAWTNQQLAERLDVAPATLLRRLRVLTSTGFLEAEEPRRGPKGAWEHPYRATKKTWRLNLEPEGDRHLTAKVDLAILDAHRAEISENDPSIPQHTRRAVLRLAPGDQAELNSRVDALLDEFAGREKPGGTPIAILWNAAERHESS, from the coding sequence ATGGCCGAACACCCCGCCGCGACGCCCGAAGAGCTGCGCGCGCTCTCCCACCCGCTGAGCTGGCGCATCCTGCGGTTGTGCGTGGACACGGCCTGGACGAACCAGCAACTCGCCGAACGCCTCGACGTCGCGCCCGCCACGCTGCTGCGCAGGCTGCGAGTACTGACTTCGACCGGTTTTCTCGAGGCCGAGGAGCCGCGGCGAGGGCCCAAGGGAGCCTGGGAACATCCCTACCGGGCGACCAAGAAGACCTGGCGTCTCAACCTCGAGCCGGAGGGCGATCGTCACCTCACGGCCAAGGTCGACCTCGCCATCCTCGACGCGCACCGCGCGGAGATCAGCGAGAACGATCCGTCCATCCCGCAGCACACCCGCCGGGCCGTCCTGCGGCTGGCCCCGGGAGACCAGGCGGAACTGAACAGCAGGGTCGACGCGCTCCTCGACGAGTTCGCCGGACGGGAGAAACCCGGCGGGACCCCCATCGCCATCCTGTGGAACGCCGCCGAACGCCACGAATCCTCGTGA
- a CDS encoding MerR family transcriptional regulator, translating to MTTQTTIDARLTIGDVASRAGVSANAVRYYERYRVITAERTPGNARRFTIDAVCRIRLAVAAQRVGLSLAESAEILAEIPQMSSDLERWSAAGQRLIDAGQARIAELAAVVDEYRTLDFLRR from the coding sequence ATGACGACTCAGACCACGATCGACGCCCGGCTGACCATCGGCGACGTCGCGAGCCGGGCCGGGGTGTCGGCCAACGCCGTCCGCTACTACGAGCGCTACCGCGTCATCACCGCCGAGCGCACCCCGGGCAACGCACGCCGGTTCACGATCGACGCCGTCTGCCGGATCCGGCTCGCGGTCGCCGCCCAGCGGGTCGGGCTCAGCCTCGCCGAAAGCGCGGAGATCCTGGCCGAGATCCCGCAGATGTCCTCCGATCTCGAGCGGTGGTCGGCAGCCGGGCAGCGCCTCATCGACGCCGGGCAGGCCCGCATCGCCGAACTCGCCGCGGTGGTCGACGAGTACCGGACGCTCGACTTCCTCAGGAGGTGA
- a CDS encoding M20/M25/M40 family metallo-hydrolase, protein MDSVKEYVRRHRLRHERELADWIAVPSVSATGEGMDQAAPYALELLERSGLDARIVDTGGWPLVVGHAAGPPDSPHVVIYGHYDVQPAGPPEEWHSPPFEASIRDGRMYGRGTGDNKGQHFAQLLALRALRDVDGGLPCSVTVLLDGEEEIGSPNLTATLTAMREELSADLAVWSDGPVHDSYEPTVALGVRGAVAFEITVRGANSALHSGNWGNVAPNPAWELTWLLSTMRAPDGRVTVDGYDAGVTPLTDAELDALRALPIDPAAMLAGAGLDRMDAGHGQDINERLATPTFTINSLTCRDNDEHRTVIPSVAVARCDLRLACGQRSETVIDALRAHVEKHLPHAELRFGAIMEASRTLPDAPYADLVLRGVTEAHGKRALAVPALGGSLPIAALTDGLALPCYGIALANVDERNHAPNENFELERFHQGIVTAASVLSSIGRR, encoded by the coding sequence GTGGACTCGGTCAAGGAATACGTGCGGCGGCACCGGCTGCGGCACGAGCGGGAGCTCGCCGACTGGATCGCGGTACCCAGCGTGAGCGCCACGGGCGAGGGCATGGATCAGGCCGCGCCGTACGCGCTGGAGCTGCTGGAACGCAGCGGGCTGGACGCGCGGATCGTCGACACCGGCGGCTGGCCGCTGGTCGTCGGGCACGCGGCGGGGCCACCGGACAGTCCGCACGTGGTGATCTACGGGCACTACGACGTCCAGCCTGCGGGGCCGCCGGAGGAGTGGCACAGTCCGCCGTTCGAGGCGAGCATCCGCGACGGCCGGATGTACGGACGGGGCACCGGCGACAACAAGGGACAGCACTTCGCCCAGCTCCTCGCGCTGCGGGCACTGCGCGACGTCGACGGGGGACTGCCGTGCTCGGTGACCGTCCTGCTCGACGGCGAGGAGGAGATCGGCAGCCCGAATCTGACCGCCACGCTCACGGCGATGCGCGAGGAGCTGTCCGCCGATCTCGCGGTGTGGAGCGACGGGCCGGTGCATGACAGCTACGAGCCGACGGTCGCGCTCGGCGTGCGCGGGGCCGTGGCCTTCGAGATCACCGTGCGCGGCGCGAACAGCGCGCTGCATTCCGGGAACTGGGGCAACGTCGCGCCGAATCCGGCCTGGGAGCTGACCTGGCTGCTGTCCACCATGCGCGCACCCGACGGCCGGGTGACCGTCGACGGCTACGACGCGGGCGTCACGCCCTTGACCGACGCCGAGCTCGACGCGCTGCGAGCACTGCCGATCGACCCCGCCGCGATGCTGGCGGGAGCGGGGCTGGACCGGATGGACGCCGGCCACGGCCAGGACATCAACGAACGGCTCGCGACGCCCACGTTCACCATCAACTCGCTGACCTGCAGGGACAACGACGAACACCGGACGGTCATCCCGTCGGTCGCGGTGGCGCGCTGCGATCTGAGGCTGGCCTGCGGGCAGCGATCGGAAACTGTCATCGACGCGCTCCGCGCTCACGTCGAGAAGCATCTGCCGCACGCCGAGCTGCGATTCGGGGCGATCATGGAGGCGTCCCGGACCCTGCCGGACGCGCCGTATGCCGATCTCGTGCTGCGGGGAGTGACCGAGGCGCACGGCAAGCGGGCCCTGGCCGTGCCGGCGCTGGGCGGGAGCCTGCCGATCGCGGCGCTCACCGACGGTCTGGCCCTGCCCTGTTACGGCATCGCCCTGGCGAACGTCGACGAGCGCAACCACGCGCCGAACGAGAACTTCGAACTAGAGCGGTTTCATCAGGGCATCGTGACCGCGGCCAGTGTCCTGTCCAGCATCGGCCGTCGATGA
- a CDS encoding MFS transporter: MNATVRIVAAASTGNMLEWLSFTAYALVADVVARQFFPSADPVTSLMLALGTAVAAYLARPVGAVVLGVYADRAGRLAALTVAIRLMTLGSLLIVLLPDYQKIGVFAPIGMLIALLIQGFSAGGEFGSATALLVESHAGRRGFMGSWQTASQAFAVLLATGLLATTSSFLSPAQFDAWGWRIPFVVALLLGPAGYYIRTRLRDSPEFTTARATADPGPARPLVDLFRNDKARVLLVMGMIAVSTGFSYLITYMPTFAIRQLGMSPSTSFTATFVTGVILTVFTPVAGHLSDRIGRTRMLTAAAAVIAVISIPLFLLIRAVPEMVTVVVALALMGLVKAWYAGPLPASMAEMFPVGNRGTGLSISYNVGVILFGGVTPLAITLLISATGSTLAPSFWITALALLSGTCVLLARRYRS; the protein is encoded by the coding sequence ATGAACGCGACGGTGCGGATCGTCGCGGCGGCCTCGACGGGGAACATGCTGGAATGGCTGAGCTTCACCGCTTACGCCTTGGTCGCCGACGTCGTCGCGCGGCAGTTCTTCCCGTCGGCCGACCCGGTGACGTCGTTGATGCTGGCGTTGGGGACGGCCGTGGCCGCCTACCTGGCCCGGCCGGTCGGTGCGGTGGTGCTGGGTGTCTACGCGGACCGGGCCGGACGGCTGGCGGCGTTGACCGTGGCCATCCGGCTGATGACCCTCGGCTCGCTCCTGATCGTGCTCTTGCCCGACTATCAGAAGATCGGCGTGTTCGCGCCGATCGGGATGCTGATCGCCCTGCTGATCCAAGGATTCTCCGCGGGCGGTGAGTTCGGTTCCGCCACCGCACTGCTCGTCGAGAGCCACGCTGGACGGCGAGGCTTCATGGGGAGCTGGCAGACCGCGAGCCAGGCGTTCGCGGTCCTGCTCGCGACGGGACTGCTCGCGACCACGAGCAGCTTCCTGAGTCCCGCGCAGTTCGACGCGTGGGGCTGGCGGATACCGTTCGTGGTCGCCCTGCTTCTCGGCCCGGCCGGCTACTACATCCGCACCCGGCTGCGGGACTCGCCCGAGTTCACCACCGCGCGTGCCACGGCCGACCCCGGTCCGGCCCGTCCGCTGGTCGACCTCTTCCGGAACGACAAGGCACGGGTGCTGCTGGTCATGGGCATGATCGCGGTATCGACGGGATTCTCCTACCTGATCACCTACATGCCGACGTTCGCCATCCGGCAGCTCGGCATGTCGCCCTCGACGAGCTTCACCGCGACGTTCGTGACCGGTGTCATCCTCACCGTGTTCACCCCCGTGGCCGGTCACCTCTCCGACCGGATCGGGAGAACCCGGATGCTCACCGCGGCCGCCGCCGTCATCGCGGTCATCAGCATCCCGTTGTTCCTGCTCATCCGCGCCGTACCGGAAATGGTCACGGTGGTGGTGGCCTTGGCGCTGATGGGCCTGGTCAAAGCCTGGTACGCGGGCCCTCTGCCCGCGTCCATGGCCGAGATGTTCCCGGTCGGCAACCGGGGGACCGGGCTGTCGATCAGCTACAACGTCGGCGTGATCCTTTTCGGTGGAGTCACCCCGCTGGCCATCACCCTGCTGATTTCGGCCACCGGCTCCACCCTCGCGCCCAGTTTCTGGATCACCGCGCTCGCCCTGCTCAGCGGTACCTGTGTGCTGCTCGCCCGGCGATACCGGAGCTGA
- a CDS encoding NADPH-dependent FMN reductase — protein sequence MSTETTAQSPLRLAVIIGSVRHERFADAITGWLLTELATIEGLEVDAIDLADVDLPLQGTRPGGTDTVISGRLHAADAYLIVTPEYNHSFPAALKNAIDWHFTEWAYKPVAFVGYGAGSGGIRAIEQLRLIFPELRATTTRDAVLLNAPWTRFGADGYESTEGERAALAATMTELGWWARTLRAGRVANQASAA from the coding sequence ATGAGCACAGAAACCACCGCACAGTCCCCACTTCGCCTCGCCGTGATCATCGGCAGCGTCCGGCACGAGCGGTTCGCCGACGCCATCACGGGCTGGCTGCTGACCGAACTCGCGACGATCGAAGGCCTGGAAGTCGACGCGATCGACCTCGCCGACGTCGATCTCCCGCTGCAGGGAACGCGGCCCGGTGGCACCGACACGGTGATCAGCGGCAGGCTGCACGCGGCCGACGCGTACCTGATCGTCACCCCGGAGTACAACCACAGTTTCCCCGCCGCGCTGAAGAACGCGATCGACTGGCACTTCACCGAATGGGCGTACAAACCCGTCGCGTTCGTCGGCTACGGCGCCGGTTCGGGCGGTATCCGCGCCATCGAGCAGCTGCGGCTGATCTTCCCCGAGCTGCGGGCCACCACCACGCGCGACGCGGTGCTGCTGAACGCTCCGTGGACCCGGTTCGGTGCGGACGGCTACGAGAGCACCGAGGGCGAGCGAGCCGCACTGGCGGCGACCATGACCGAGCTCGGCTGGTGGGCCCGCACCCTGCGCGCCGGACGCGTCGCGAATCAGGCGAGTGCGGCATGA
- a CDS encoding NfeD family protein has product MTGALIWLIAGILLVIAELLSGDLFLLMVGVGALFGAGSAALTGNPFIDVAVFAVASVGMLALVRPTLKRRFLSGPDIKTNTDALIGARAIVVSTVDGESGQVKLAGDVWSARCMTDGEPIAPGTSVTVVEISGATAVVSAAV; this is encoded by the coding sequence ATGACAGGCGCTCTCATCTGGCTGATCGCCGGCATCCTCTTGGTCATCGCCGAGCTCCTCTCGGGTGACTTGTTCCTGCTCATGGTCGGTGTGGGAGCCCTGTTCGGGGCCGGCTCCGCCGCGCTGACCGGGAACCCGTTCATCGACGTGGCGGTGTTCGCCGTCGCCTCGGTCGGGATGCTCGCCCTCGTGCGTCCGACCCTCAAACGCCGGTTCCTCTCGGGGCCGGATATCAAGACCAACACCGACGCGCTGATCGGCGCACGGGCGATAGTAGTGTCCACTGTGGACGGCGAAAGTGGCCAGGTGAAGCTGGCGGGCGACGTCTGGTCGGCACGGTGCATGACCGACGGCGAACCGATCGCCCCGGGGACATCGGTGACGGTCGTCGAGATTTCGGGCGCCACGGCGGTCGTTTCGGCCGCGGTGTGA